From Pseudobdellovibrio exovorus JSS, a single genomic window includes:
- a CDS encoding HD-GYP domain-containing protein, producing the protein MIKLKILAVALDAHALEFAKSCLQNYELDYVNNSEEFMKYYDTWKSDSYDAVICGLGWEDLPAIELSQSLKMTFIQAPIYFVALDSQMQEAEILIKNGFLDCFYYPMDKNFISITLREIERNVTGQSLERLVEVSLAEIKPEDQLDFELSLYLSANNRYIKLNNRGTKLSPRIISNLDRHSTSHVFVKESQLKQYYSFLTSKIKNLTPSPQQKKAAARRLFHDLLSPKNAAFAEGKEYVEYANQVIAEYVKSPDLFNFQKELLKSTGSTDNGLYEKAQKVSTICGLIALTTEIVKTEDIVIAALMCDLGMSQMPIEVLEKTESEMSPEELDLYHTHVAKSLTILAGKRIVILPKVRDAITQHHERFDGKGFPEKRPGFKICTEAQVLSLAQQLEDLLRIRPRQPRLSPQEAFKLIAGNGSINPDILNEVRHLFSASPDETEPQKNSGKVA; encoded by the coding sequence ATGATTAAACTCAAAATATTAGCTGTGGCGTTAGATGCTCATGCTCTTGAGTTCGCTAAGTCTTGTCTGCAGAACTATGAACTGGATTATGTTAATAATTCAGAAGAGTTCATGAAATATTATGATACGTGGAAAAGTGATTCCTACGACGCCGTTATATGTGGGCTTGGATGGGAGGATTTACCTGCCATTGAACTCAGTCAGTCATTAAAAATGACGTTCATACAAGCTCCTATATATTTTGTCGCTCTAGATTCCCAAATGCAGGAAGCTGAGATCTTAATTAAGAACGGCTTTCTAGATTGCTTTTACTACCCTATGGACAAAAATTTTATTTCGATCACATTACGAGAAATCGAACGTAATGTGACGGGGCAATCTCTTGAACGCTTAGTCGAAGTCAGCCTTGCGGAAATCAAACCAGAAGATCAATTGGATTTTGAACTCAGTCTTTATCTGTCCGCAAACAATCGCTACATCAAACTTAACAACCGAGGCACTAAACTCTCTCCGCGTATCATCAGCAACTTAGATCGCCACTCGACATCCCATGTCTTTGTAAAAGAAAGTCAGCTTAAACAATATTACAGCTTCCTGACGTCTAAGATAAAAAATCTGACTCCAAGTCCACAACAAAAGAAAGCGGCGGCTCGTCGTCTTTTTCATGATTTACTTTCCCCTAAAAATGCAGCTTTTGCTGAAGGTAAAGAGTATGTCGAATATGCGAACCAAGTGATCGCAGAATATGTTAAGTCCCCCGATCTTTTTAACTTTCAAAAGGAACTCTTAAAAAGCACTGGCAGCACTGATAATGGACTCTATGAAAAAGCCCAGAAGGTATCGACGATTTGCGGACTGATTGCCCTAACTACCGAAATTGTCAAAACGGAAGACATTGTTATAGCCGCCCTTATGTGTGATTTAGGTATGAGCCAAATGCCTATAGAGGTTCTTGAAAAAACCGAATCCGAGATGTCCCCAGAAGAGCTAGATCTGTATCACACTCACGTTGCTAAATCCCTGACGATACTGGCAGGTAAGCGTATCGTGATTCTGCCTAAAGTTCGCGATGCCATCACTCAGCACCATGAACGATTTGATGGCAAAGGCTTTCCAGAAAAAAGACCTGGCTTTAAGATTTGTACAGAGGCTCAGGTATTGTCTTTAGCGCAGCAATTAGAAGATCTTTTACGCATACGACCACGGCAGCCGCGCCTTTCACCTCAAGAGGCATTTAAACTTATTGCAGGAAATGGCTCAATTAATCCTGATATTCTAAATGAAGTCAGGCATTTGTTTTCTGCATCTCCAGATGAAACAGAGCCTCAAAAAAACTCAGGTAAGGTCGCTTAA